Proteins from one Setaria italica strain Yugu1 chromosome V, Setaria_italica_v2.0, whole genome shotgun sequence genomic window:
- the LOC101754910 gene encoding phytolongin Phyl1.1-like, with protein sequence MEAQRAGMQDTAAGDVPGAEDGVDDVFFCVAATSRGNRSSISYFHTNAAGEDAESALALAALCLDHAPEHHRWHHHTVAGARTFAFLSAGDGRTYFAAADPTPGADEVVRFLERVRDACDAAPRKRLRDEAVAPVARQFAQLLRAVAAGASSGAGDAAALPGDSPRVGLPLAPVCAADAGGEKDEEHQRAGAQRRAVQPDRASARPGWRSWWRHAVVVIGVDVVLCLVLFAVWMGVCKGFRCLTR encoded by the coding sequence ATGGAGGCGCAGCGCGCCGGGATGCAGgacaccgccgccggcgacgtcccTGGCGCGGAAGACGGCGTCGACGATGTTTTCTTCTGCGTGGCCGCGACGTCAAGGGGCAACAGGAGCAGCATCTCCTACTTCCACACCAACGCGGCTGGCGAGGACGCCGAGTCGGCGCTCGCGCTGGCCGCGCTCTGCCTCGACCACGCCCCGGAGCACCACCGGTGGCACCACCACACCGTCGCCGGGGCGAGGACGTTCGCGTTCCTCTCTGCCGGCGACGGTCGCACGTACTTCGCCGCCGCGGACCCGACGCCGGGCGCCGACGAGGTGGTCAGGTTCCTGGAGCGCGTCCGCGACGCGTGCGACGCCGCGCCCAGGAAGCGCCTGCGCGACGAGGCCGTGGCCCCCGTCGCGCGGCAGTTCGCGCAGCTGCTGCGggccgtggcggcgggggcgagctccggcgcgggggacgcggcggcgcttcCCGGAGACTCGCCGCGGGTGGGGTTGCCGCTGGCGCCGGTGTGCGCTGCGGACGCCGGTGGCGAGAAGGATGAGGAGCACCAGCGGGCCGGAGCGCAACGTCGCGCCGTGCAACCGGATCGTGCAAGCGCGCGGCCCGGGTGGCGCTCGTGGTGGCGCCACGCGGTGGTCGTTATCGGCGTGGACGTGGTGCTGTGCCTGGTGCTGTTCGCCGTGTGGATGGGGGTGTGCAAAGGCTTCAGGTGTCTTACGCGATGA